One Phenylobacterium hankyongense DNA segment encodes these proteins:
- a CDS encoding D-alanyl-D-alanine carboxypeptidase family protein, with translation MLKHARRLFVSLGLAAATLVATIAPPAQAQIPYFQNLLAASQTKYAAIVVDAKSGEVLYAKHADSPRYPASITKIMTLYLTFEALASGKLRPDDRVVFSPHAAAQAPTKLGIRAGESVTVSEAMQAMAVKSANDAAVAMAEKLGGSESRFAALMTLRAQELGMQNTHFVNANGLPDSRQLTSARDIAILSRAVMRDYPQYYRLFSQQSFTFRGQTISNHNHLLGRMPGVDGLKTGFTNASGFNLAVSAVRDNRRLIAVVMGGPTTAQRDQNAEDLLLTGFDVMKRRSLGEKITVAQNLFEPEPTGPVVRGGSDQGDGDQDQLKIVLASATPPARASNIQIVEPKRAARIEKAEPKGRKAAAKADAWSVQVGEFRRRSDAKEQIALVEKKFGKHLGDANGDANRAGRRYQARFDGMSEAEAKSTCRAMKAKRLACEVIRS, from the coding sequence ATGTTGAAGCACGCCCGCCGCCTGTTTGTTTCCCTAGGCCTGGCCGCCGCGACCCTGGTCGCGACGATCGCGCCGCCGGCCCAGGCGCAGATCCCCTATTTCCAGAACCTGCTGGCCGCGTCGCAGACCAAGTACGCCGCCATCGTGGTGGACGCGAAGTCCGGCGAGGTGCTGTACGCCAAGCACGCCGACAGCCCGCGCTACCCGGCGTCGATCACCAAGATCATGACGCTGTACCTGACGTTCGAGGCCCTGGCCTCGGGCAAGCTGCGCCCCGACGACCGGGTGGTGTTCTCCCCCCACGCCGCCGCCCAGGCCCCCACCAAGCTCGGCATCCGCGCCGGCGAGTCCGTCACCGTGTCGGAAGCCATGCAGGCGATGGCGGTGAAGTCCGCCAACGACGCGGCCGTGGCCATGGCCGAGAAGCTCGGCGGCTCCGAGAGCCGCTTCGCCGCGCTGATGACCCTGCGCGCCCAGGAACTGGGCATGCAGAACACCCATTTCGTGAACGCCAACGGCCTGCCGGACAGCCGGCAGCTGACCTCGGCCCGGGACATCGCCATCCTCTCGCGGGCGGTGATGCGCGACTATCCGCAGTACTACCGGCTGTTCAGCCAGCAGTCGTTCACCTTCCGCGGCCAGACCATCTCCAACCACAACCACCTCCTGGGCCGCATGCCCGGCGTGGACGGGCTGAAGACCGGCTTCACCAACGCCTCGGGCTTCAACCTGGCGGTCTCCGCCGTGCGCGACAACCGCCGCCTGATCGCGGTGGTCATGGGCGGCCCGACCACCGCTCAGCGCGACCAGAACGCCGAGGACCTGCTGCTCACCGGCTTCGACGTCATGAAGCGCCGCTCGCTCGGCGAGAAGATCACCGTGGCGCAGAACCTGTTCGAGCCTGAACCCACCGGGCCCGTGGTCCGCGGCGGCAGCGACCAGGGCGACGGCGACCAGGACCAGCTGAAGATCGTGCTGGCCTCCGCCACGCCGCCGGCCCGCGCCTCCAACATCCAGATCGTCGAGCCCAAGCGCGCCGCCCGGATCGAAAAGGCCGAGCCCAAGGGCCGCAAGGCCGCCGCCAAGGCCGATGCGTGGTCCGTCCAGGTGGGCGAGTTCCGCCGCAGGTCCGACGCCAAGGAGCAGATCGCCCTGGTGGAGAAGAAGTTCGGCAAGCACCTGGGCGACGCCAACGGCGACGCCAACCGCGCCGGCCGCCGCTATCAGGCCCGTTTCGACGGCATGTCGGAAGCCGAGGCGAAGAGCACCTGCCGGGCGATGAAGGCCAAGCGCCTCGCCTGCGAGGTCATCCGGAGCTGA
- a CDS encoding J domain-containing protein: protein MLYLALGCAALWLILWASGGKPILKRREWRFLSAAFAIVALAGAAYAGLRGAWEPAIVLVVLGLWLAVSARRTGLAAQPTPGGRMSLDEARSILGVGPDATPEEIQAAYSRLMRLAHPDKGGTSGLAAQLNAARDRLLKS from the coding sequence ATGCTCTACCTCGCCCTCGGCTGCGCGGCGCTCTGGCTGATCCTGTGGGCGAGCGGCGGCAAGCCGATCCTGAAACGCCGGGAATGGCGATTCCTGTCGGCCGCCTTCGCCATCGTCGCCCTTGCGGGAGCCGCCTACGCCGGCTTGCGCGGGGCGTGGGAGCCGGCGATCGTGCTGGTGGTCCTTGGCCTGTGGCTGGCGGTGTCGGCGCGGCGCACGGGCCTCGCCGCCCAGCCGACGCCGGGGGGCCGCATGAGCCTCGACGAGGCGCGCTCGATCCTCGGCGTCGGCCCCGACGCTACGCCGGAGGAGATCCAGGCGGCCTATTCGCGGCTGATGCGGCTCGCCCATCCCGACAAGGGCGGCACCTCAGGACTGGCCGCCCAACTCAACGCCGCCCGCGACCGGCTGCTCAAGTCCTGA